One genomic window of Fusarium fujikuroi IMI 58289 draft genome, chromosome FFUJ_chr01 includes the following:
- a CDS encoding related to ABC transporter protein, giving the protein MAPSSLRSLLLGALALWPGLVMASQNSTFSQADQLRAQLALMGDRPDGCPPCFNCLLPAHTCAQYAGCNEFNGKCACPEGFGGDDCLEPLCGSLPKGKDRPMRSGASCDCDEGWTGINCNVCTDNKACNALMETGEGGVCYQNGEVVNHNYQICDVTNEKITSLLGKQRPEVTFTCKQEDQTCDFQFWVDAIESFYCHLSECDSSADWEEEKNTTSYKCNKISCSCIPDRMLCGKDGSIDLTDFLDQSIQGPGRFECTQKHGGTHDCAFREPEMDALILALIGDSSILLSCHAGECLYETEVPGYKRPVKKINTPLIAGVIAGCSLFLVAVIILTWYLSRRKLSYGAIRLEDSDDESTKLMTDHKPASLYFDDVAYTLNGKQILTGIRGICKPGEVTAIMGASGAGKTTFLDILARKNKRGQVHGNFYVNGEKVNDNDYKNVVGFVDQEDTMLPTLTVHETILNSALLRLPRDMGRAAKEQRVVEVEKELGIHHIRDSLIGSEEGKGRGISGGEKRRVGIACELVTSPSILFLDEPTSGLDAYNAYNVVECLVTLAKTYKRTVIFTIHQPRSNIVALFDRLVLLAQGRTVYSGPFSQCQSYFDEIGYECPPGFNIADYLVDLTMHAGSTQSVDNGTVGLDNNSVGPSSTRAIKSVASISGTTSGDDDASSSRPQNRRRDSVKVRQDRELFTRRKTVDTAASSDAGGEDNGAYRLHQNPVDSTPATLLDDPHDLPPAAATGTDLDIMTRAFIHSEIASSTHDEIQRAIQIAQDANGSNANGYTVEGPNVHVSAVGKGYARVGYLRQFIILSQRTWKNLYRNPMLMLTHFAIAIVLAVFSGYLFYGLTDDIPGFQNRLGLFFFLLALFGFSTLTSLNVFATERLLFVRERANGYYAPATYFAAKVLFDIIPLRIVPPILMGSIIYPMTGLVADSTHFFNFILVLVLFNMAAAAVCLFIGIVCKDGGVANLIGSLVMLFSLLFAGFLLNHDATPKGALWLQTLSIFHYGFESLIVNEVLQLTLVDSKYGLDITVPGAAILSSFGFNNNAMWPDIRNLGIFAAVFIILSYAAMHFLLVERR; this is encoded by the exons AtggctccttcttctctgaGGAGCCTCCTATTGGGAGCTCTGGCTCTTTGGCCTGGTCTGGTCATGGCTTCCCAGAACTCAACTTTCTCTCAGGCCGATCAACTACGGGCACAGCTAGCTCTCATGGGTGATCGCCCAGATGGCTGTCCTCCTTG TTTCAATTGTCTCCTTCCTGCACACACATGTGCTCAATATGCTGGCTGTAACGAGTTCAACGGAAAATGCGCCTGTCCTGAGGGATTTGGCGGTGACGACTGCCTCGAGCCAC TGTGCGGCTCACTTCCCAAGGGAAAGGACCGCCCAATGCGATCTGGTGCATCATGCGATTGCGACGAGGGCTGGACTGGCATCAATTGCAACGTCTGTACTGACAATAAAGCCTGCAACGCACTCATGGAAACCGGCGAAGGCGGTGTCTGTTACCAGAATGGTGAGGTTGTGAACCACAACTATCAGATCTGCGATGTCACCAACGAGAAGATCACGTCTTTGCTCGGCAAGCAGCGTCCAGAAGTCACGTTTACTTGTAAACAAGAGGATCAGACTTGCGATTTCCAAT TTTGGGTAGATGCTATCGAATCGTTCTACTGCCATCTCTCCGAATGCGATTCGAGCGCCGAttgggaggaagagaagaacacAACTTCCTACAAATGCAATAAGATCAGCTGCAGCTGTATTCCCGATCGGATGCTCTGCGGAAAAGATGGATCCATCGATCTCACAGACTTCCTTGACCAATCCATTCAAGGCCCAGGGCGATTCGAATGTACCCAGAAGCATGGCGGTACTCACGACTGTGCTTTCAGAGAACCCGAGATGGATGCCTTGATTCTAGCCCTAATTGGCGACTCCAGCATTCTTCTTAGCTGCCACGCTGGTGAATGTCTCTACGAGACAGAGGTTCCAGGATATAAGCGTCccgtcaagaagatcaacacACCTCTTATTGCCGGCGTGATTGCGGGCtgctctctcttcttggTTGCTGTTATTATCTTGACATGGTATCTGTCAAGGCGTAAGTTGAGCTACGGAGCCATTCGTTTGGAAGACTCAGATGACGAGAGTACGAAACTGATGACCGACCACAAACCCGCTTCCCTCTACTTTGACGATGTTGCGTACACTTTAAATGGTAAACAGATTCTTACTGGAATCCGTGGTATCTGCAAGCCTGGAGAGGTCACCGCCATCATGGGTGCGTCTGGAGCAGGAAAGACAACATTCCTCGATATTCTCGCACGAAAGAACAAGCGTGGGCAAGTCCATGGCAACTTTTACGTCAATGGCGAGAAGGTCAACGATAATGATTACAAGAATGTTGTTGGGTTTGTTGATCAGGAGGACACCATGCTTCCTACTCTTACCGTTCATGAGACCATTCTCAACAGTGCTCTACTTCGACTTCCTCGCGACATGGGCCGTGCTGCCAAAGAACAACGTgtggttgaggttgaaaagGAACTCGGCATTCATCACATTCGTGATTCCCTGATCGGTTCTGAGGAGGGCAAGGGGCGTGGTATCTCGGGCGGTGAGAAGCGACGTGTAGGAATTGCTTGCGAACTGGTCACCAGCCCTTCGATTCTGTTCCTCGATGAACCGACCAGTGGTCTTGATGCGTATAACGCGTACAATGTGGTTGAGTGTCTCGTCACTCTGGCGAAGACATACAAACGAACCGTCATTTTCACAattcatcaacctcgatcCAACATTGTGGCACTCTTTGACAGACTCGTGCTGCTAGCACAGGGACGCACCGTTTACTCCGGTCCTTTCAGCCAATGTCAAAGCTATTTCGACGAAATTGGCTACGAATGCCCCCCTGGCTTCAATATTGCTGATTATCTTGTTGACCTTACCATGCATGCTGGCAGCACTCAATCCGTTGATAACGGTACTGTCGGCCTTGACAATAACAGTGTTGGGCCAAGCAGCACCCGTGCTATCAAATCTGTGGCAAGCATATCAGGCACTACTTCGGGAGACGACGACGCCAGCTCAAGCCGACCTCAAAATCGACGTAGAGACTCGGTCAAGGTTCGCCAGGATCGCGAGCTCTTCACACGTAGAAAGACGGTTGACACTGCAGCCTCCTCagatgctggtggtgaggACAATGGTGCCTATCGCCTTCATCAAAACCCTGTCGACTCTACTCCCGCAACCCTCCTTGACGACCCTCATGACTTgcctccagcagcagccactGGCACGGACCTCGACATTATGACACGTGCATTCATCCACTCGGAAattgcttcatcaacacACGATGAGATCCAGCGTGCCATCCAGATTGCGCAAGATGCCAATGGCTCCAACGCAAATGGCTACACTGTTGAGGGACCCAATGTTCATGTCAGTGCTGTTGGAAAGGGCTATGCCCGAGTTGGCTACTTACGTCAGTTCATCATTCTGTCTCAGAGGACTTGGAAGAACTTGTATCGAAACCCGATGTTGATGCTTACTCATTTCGCTATCGCCATCGTGCTCGCTGTTTTTTCAGGATATCTCTTCTATGGTCTTACGGACGACATCCCCGGCTTCCAGAACCGActtggtctcttcttcttcctgctcGCTTTGTTCGGCTTCAGCACACTCACAAGTCTCAACGTATTCGCCACCGAACGTCTTCTTTTTGTTCGCGAACGTGCCAACGGTTACTATGCACCAGCCACTTATTTTGCGGCCAAGGTACTGTTCGACATAATCCCTCTTCGAATTGTCCCCCCCATCCTCATGGGTTCCATAATCTATCCTATGACCGGCTTGGTGGCAGACTCAACgcacttcttcaactttatATTGGTGCTGGTACTCTTCAACATGGCTGCTGCGGCTGTTTGTCTCTTTATTGGAATTGTTTGCAAGGATGGCGGAGTCGCGAACTTGATTGGCAGCTTGGTCATGCTTTTCAGTCTTCTTTTCGCTGGCTTCCTCCTGAACCACGATGCCACTCCTAAGGGTGCTCTTTGGCTCCAGACGCTGTCAATCTTCCACTACGGCTTCGAGTCGCTTATTGTCAATGAGGTTCTTCAACTTACACTCGTGGACAGCAAGTACGGACTTGATATCACCGTGCCTGGTGCGGCCATCCTCAGCTCCTTTGGATTCAACAATAATGCCATGTGGCCTGACATCAGGAATTTGGGCATTTTTGCTGCCGTCTTTATCATCTTGTCTTACGCGGCTATGCATTTCTTGCTCGTCGAAAGACGATAA
- a CDS encoding related to GTP-binding protein: MGTGKKEATRRERQGKGGDGLNNVRTKGENFYRDAKKVKHLNMYKEGKAQRNAEGKIVKAASFQSRDVPNARIEPNRKWFTNTRVVSQDTLNAFREAMDEKARDPYQVLLKSNKLPMSLIRDGKDTENGIKQHKAKMTVETSPFAEVFGPKAQRKRVKLGVSSLDDLAGDTEKSMDTYRERLEQQKLLSGTSGDPETLGDTDKPLTMSIEPVFDKGQSKRIWNELYKVIDSSDVVIHVLDARDPVGTRCLSVEKYLKEEAPHKHLIFVLNKCDLVPTSVAAGWVRSLSKEYPTLAFHASITNSFGKGSLIQLLRQFSSLHSDRKQISVGLIGGPNTGKSSIINTLLKKKVCTVAPIPGETKVWQYVSLMKRIYLIDCPGIVPPSSTDSPTDLVLRGVVRVEKVEHPEQYIQPLLNRVKQHHMEKTYELKGWTNSTEFLELLARKAGRLLRGGEPDLDGVAKMILNDFMRGKIPWFTPAPKTEGEADGKVGNREGRLGEMPRKRKQEETVEDEDASAEAQLQREAEAAEKAEQESPDGSDEESEFEGFGSDTEEARSRKPSFGATVDGEDSDGDSVDDDVISIGGSEPEDENKEEEAPAAKQSKGKKTKGGPSNKKRRT; encoded by the exons ATGGGTACTGGAAAGAAGGAGGCCACCCGGCGTGAGCGCCAGGGTAAAGGTGGTGATGGTCTCAACAATGTCAGAACTAAGGGAGAGAACTTCTATCGCGATGCGAAGAAGGTCAAGCACCTTAACATGTacaaggagggcaaggcGCAGAGAAACGCCGAGGGAAAGATTGTCAAAGCTGCGTCCTTTCAGTCGCGCGACGTTCCTAACGCCCGCATCGAGCCGAACCGCAAGTGGTTTACCAACACCCGAGTCGTCTCCCAAGATACCCTCAACGCCTTTCGTGAggccatggatgagaagGCCCGCGACCCCTACCAAGTTCTTCTCAAGTCAAACAAGCTGCCCATGAGCCTTATCAGAGATGGAAAGGACACCGAGAACGGTATCAAGCagcacaaggccaagatgacCGTCGAGACCTCCCCCTTCGCTGAGGTCTTCGGTCCCAAGGCGCAACGCAAGCGAGTTAAGCTTGGTGTTAGCAGCCTGGATGACCTTGCTGGTGACACCGAGAAGAGCATGGATACCTATCGGGAGAGGTTGGAACAACAGAAGCTTCTCAGTGGTACATCTGGTGACCCAGAGACTCTTGGAGACACTGATAAGCCTCTTACTATGTCGATTGAGCCTGTTTTCGATAAGGGTCAGAGCAAACGAATCTGGAACGAGCTTTACAAGGTCATCGATTCTTCAGATGTGGTTATCCACGTTCTCGATGCGCGAGACCCCGTTGGAACAAGATGCCTCAGCGTTGAGAAGTATCTCAAGGAAGAAGCCCCTCACAAGCACTTGATCTTTGTGCTGAACAAGTGTGACCTGGTCCCTACCAGTGTAGCA GCTGGATGGGTTCGTAGTCTCTCTAAAGAGTACCCTACTCTTGCTTTCCACGCTAGCATTACGAACTCTTTCGGAAAGGGTTCTCTCATTCAGCTACTTCGACAATTCTCCTCCCTCCATTCTGATCGAAAACAAATCTCTGTTGGACTAATTGGTGGACCCAACACTGGAAAgtcctccatcatcaacactctcctcaagaagaaggtctgCACTGTCGCTCCTATCCCAGGAGAGACTAAGGTCTGGCAATATGTCAGCCTGATGAAGCGGATTTACCTAATAGACTGTCCTGGAATTGTTCCTCCGTCAAGCACTGATTCACCCACCGACTTGGTCCTCCGAGGTGTCGTGCGTGTGGAGAAGGTTGAGCACCCTGAACAGTATATCCAGCCTCTGCTGAACCGGGTCAAGCAGCACCACATGGAGAAAACATACGAGCTTAAGGGATGGACAAACTCTACAGAGTTTCTTGAGCTCCTGGCCCGCAAGGCTGGACGACTTCTCCGTGGAGGTGAGCCTGACTTAGATGGTGTAGCAAAGATGATTCTCAATGATTTCATGCGAGGCAAGATTCCATGGTTCACACCTGCGCCAAAAACTGAGGGTGAAGCGGACGGCAAGGTTGGCAACCGTGAAGGTAGACTTGGAGAGATGCCTCGAAAGCGAAAGCAGGAAGAGaccgttgaagatgaagatgcttcTGCCGAAGCCCAGCTTCAACGAGAGGCTGAAGCCGCGGAGAAGGCTGAGCAGGAGAGCCCTGATGGTTCCGATGAAGAATCAGAGTTTGAAGGCTTCGGCAGTGACACCGAGGAAGCACGATCAAGAAAGCCTTCGTTTGGTGCTACTGTGGATGGTGAAGATAGTGATGGTGATAGCGTCGACGATGATGTGATATCTATCGGTGGCTCTGAACCAGAGGATGAAaacaaagaggaagaggcacCTGCAGCTAAGCAGAgtaaaggaaagaagacaaaaGGCGGTCCTTCAAACAAGAAAAGGAGGACATGA